In Verrucomicrobiia bacterium, the sequence GCTGTCCACCAAATCCGCCAGCACGTTGCGGAAAAGCAGCACGCCGTCCAGGCCCTTGCTTTTGAGGAATTCAATGCTTTGCTGCCGGGCCGTGTCCTGCACGGGCAGTTCCGGAGCCACGAGCAGTTTCAGCAGGGGCGGCGGCCCCGGATAAGCGCGCTCCAGACGCTGCAGGGTTTCCGGCTGTAAAAAGCGCAGCATCTCGGGCACGGCGTTGAGAAAGGCGGCGGTAAAGGCCTCCGTGTGCCAGCCCCGCACCACCACCACCGCACGGACAATGTGTTTCAAGTGGCGCGATTGCAGAACAAAAGGCAGATGGCTTGGCGTGGGCTGGGGCTGGGGATTCCATACCACAAAATCAATCTCCTCGTCCTCGCGCCGGACAGGGCTGACGGCCTTGCGCTCCTGGTGAATGAAAAAGCCATGGAGCTCAAAATACTCGCGCACGATGGTTTCACTGATGGCAGACATAGGCGTTAATCCTTGCTCTGGCCACCGGCTGGAATCACCGCCCCAGCCGCCGTTGCCTCCATGGCCTGCCGGATTTGCTCAGGCGACACGGGCTGACCCCATACCGCCCGGCCGAGGGCGAAAAGCAGGACAAACTTGATCTGGCCCTGGCTGACTTTTTTATCGAGCTGCATGGCCTGCAGCAGTTTCTCCCAGGGCACCTCGCCCGGGGCATAGTGCACGGGCAAACCGGCGGCGGCCAGCAGCCGGCGCAACCGCTGCGCCTCGGCAGCGGGCAGGCCGGTGTGTTGCTGCGAAAGCCAGGCCTCCGCCACCATGCCAATGGCAATGGCCTCGCCATGCAAATAATGCCCGTAGCCAGCGACTGCCTCGATGGCATGGCCCACTGTGTGCCCAAAATTGAGAATGGCGCGCAGGCCGGATTCGGTTTCATCCTGGGCCACCACCTCGGCCTTAATGGCACAGCACCGGGCAATGAGCGGCTCCCAGCGCTTCAAATCCAGCGCCATCAAATCGTTCACTTCGCGCTCCAAGCGGGTGAACAAATCGGCGTCGTAAATAGCCCCATATTTAATGACCTCCGCCATACCGGCCCGCAGCTCGCGGGGAGGAAGCGTCCGCAGCGTTTCTACATCACAAACCACCAGGCGGGGTTGATAAAAAGCGCCTACCAGGTTTTTGCCTGCGGGCAGATTGATGCCAACCTTGCCGCCCACCGAGCTGTCCACCTGCGCCAGCAGGGAGGTCGGCACCTGCACCAGGGGGATGCCGCGCAAATAGGTGGCGGCCACGAAACCCGCCAGGTCTCCCACCACCCCTCCGCCCAGGGCGATGATGAAAGATTTGCGCTCCACGCGAGCGGCGGCCAGTTGGTGATAGCAATGCTCCACCCACTGAAGGTTTTTGCTGGCCTCGCCGGCAGGGATGGAAATCAACTCTGGAGCGAAGCCGGCTTGTTGCAAACTGTTGGCCACGGTGGCTCCGTAGAGGGGCCCCACGTGATCATCAGTAATGATCGCGCAACGCGGCCCGGACAAATGCCAGCGGCGGCAGGCTTCACCCAAAGCCGGCAAATGGCCCGCTCCGACCAGGATGGGATAACTGCGCTCGCCCAGTGGCACGTTGACGGTGTGCATAGACCGTCCGCAGCATAAAAGGGCGGCCCGGCAGCGGCTAGGGTTTTTTTACTCCAATCAGTTCCAGCAGCAGGCGCTCCACCTCCAGGGCCGGCTTGCCGGTTTTGTCCGCCAGCGCGGCAGCATAGCCGGAGGCAAAGGCCGTGGCGGTCGAGGTGCCCGAGACAAAGAAGGTGCGGCCGGCAAAGGGGACCAACGAGCTGCCAGGAGCTACGCCGTCCACGAAATCGCCGCGGTTGGCCCAAGCGGCAATCTGGCCCTGGCG encodes:
- the aroB gene encoding 3-dehydroquinate synthase, translating into MHTVNVPLGERSYPILVGAGHLPALGEACRRWHLSGPRCAIITDDHVGPLYGATVANSLQQAGFAPELISIPAGEASKNLQWVEHCYHQLAAARVERKSFIIALGGGVVGDLAGFVAATYLRGIPLVQVPTSLLAQVDSSVGGKVGINLPAGKNLVGAFYQPRLVVCDVETLRTLPPRELRAGMAEVIKYGAIYDADLFTRLEREVNDLMALDLKRWEPLIARCCAIKAEVVAQDETESGLRAILNFGHTVGHAIEAVAGYGHYLHGEAIAIGMVAEAWLSQQHTGLPAAEAQRLRRLLAAAGLPVHYAPGEVPWEKLLQAMQLDKKVSQGQIKFVLLFALGRAVWGQPVSPEQIRQAMEATAAGAVIPAGGQSKD